In Glycine max cultivar Williams 82 chromosome 10, Glycine_max_v4.0, whole genome shotgun sequence, the DNA window AACAGGGAAAAACACAACATGATTTAGGATCAGAGAGAAGAGAATCAGAATCGCGTGCTAACCTTATTTGCGAGTAGAGAAAGGTGATTAAGATTTGGAATAGTCAATTTTATTCCATTCCTAGCTGTTTTCGAAAGAATCAAAATTTGTACAGTATGGGTTTTTTTGTCAAGAgccaaaataagtaaataaagtCCAGAAAGTATGAATTTGATGCAGGAGACCAAAGAGACTCTCCTGATTACCGGGGaaaaaaatctcttataaaaacATTAGGGTGAGAGAGGCTCAAACTCAGGATAACTAGCCAACTGCGCCATCACCCCATTGcatgttttcataattttaaacaaccaaaaattattataattttttttatttttggtctaactataatactaaaattaagtataaaataaaaatattaattaaaagtgaaatatCTAACGCAATTAAAAACTCACATCTGCAAATTTTGATGGACAATTAACGAATATATAAAAGCATTATTTGTAGGCCCAATAGTATTGGGCTTTAAAGGTCCTACGATCTTCGGTAGAAGAACAAATACTACTACCTGTACGGGTTCAGTTctctttcttttgaaaaatcgtaagagaaagagaagagatggAAGAAGATGGCAAGAGAGACAACACTGATTCACCCACCAATTCGCAACAAACAGGTAACGAATATTCCCATCTCGATGTTTTGCAGCTTTTTCGTTTCAAAGAATAATTCATGCTCACTTCCTGCCAGTGAAATTGCAAACGTTGGAGTTGATAATTGGGGagtttcgatttttttttttataaaaaaaagtaataaatatgtCGTTTCACTTTATCGGAATAGGTACCAGCTTATAAGCTGTTAataatcaacaatttttttgctCAGTTTCTCAAAAATTTTATTTCCTGCCCAGTCACACatactgaaatttttttaatccttcctCCAAATTCACCTTCAACTTTTCTGTCAAGGTGGTTGAGAAGTAATTGTTCGTGACTAAATTGCTACTACTATCTTTAAATTTCTACTCTTTAATATTCCAATATTGGATATGAAAATCTCAGgagaacattttttttccctttgtcTAAATAGAATACTGTCATGAAAGTTATTTGCAAATCTGCATTCCTAACTTGTAGCAGTTGCCAAAAGTGAAGTCCAAAGAGGGTCGTAGAGTTACCCAAAATTGGTTTTGGTTTGAGAAAATAGAAATGTTAGAATTGGGGTTTTGATGTGTTGAATCAAACGGTGAGTTTTGATGACTAAATCTCAGCCGTTGATTTTAATCCAAAGGGGCACATTAATTAAACTTGACATTCTCCAGTTCCATGCAAATTGAGAGGATCCGGATCCACCTGTACCCCTGTTTGCTTTTTTGCAATCATGCTTTGAAGTTTTTATCATCATTATTGAAGTCATCCCTTTCAATGCAGCATCTGTGTACACCATCTACATTTTTGCCAATTAATACTCTAATGCCATTAAATTCTTCTTTTCCCAATAAATTGCATGGTGTTTGTAGATGTTGCATTTGAGGTTGTAGtttattctttgatttaaaaGTGTGTTCTATAAGCCACTAGGATGAGCAGTAGTGTGGAATTTGAGTGTTTGCTCGATGCAATAGGTTCAGACCTCAATGCTGTCATTATAATCATTCAGCTGGTAGATTATAGCTTGAAAGTTATTCTTTCTTTACTGCCTATAAGTCCCTGCAGCACTTGCAACATATGACCCTGCATTAAGCTAACcatctaatttttgtttatttaatttaaataccagtttctgatgatgatgaaatAGACTACACAACCAAACCAGAGTTTTATGACCCAGATCTTGATGATAACGATGAAAAGTGGATTGATAAAAAAAGGCATGGACATGACTCTGATGCTGTGCTTAGCTGCCCTGCTTGCTTCACCACCCTCTGCCTAGAATGCCAAAGGTACAGACACTTAGGTTATTGCTTTGCTTTTCATGCccatatgtatatatgtttacttaaactaacattttaattttgcttaaGGAATTACTATATTGGTAGATTGAAGAgtccaaatattttattttcatccagAGCATTACTTTGGTTACTTGTGTGTGTGAATGGACTTGGAAGCTTCTTTGTATAATATCATAGCTGTTTCTGCCTATGTAGCTTTCTTGACCTAAATATAAGTGTTGAGGCATGGAATTGAAACCAAGAAAGAATTACAGTCAGTAGAATGGTTTTCCAAaccctttaaataaaataaataaatgttgatttatttttgttcataGGAATATTTGTTGGTAACTGGTATGACTGAGCTTCTTGCAggcatgaaaaatatttgacCCAGTATAGGGCAGTATTTGTGGTAAACTGCAAAATTGGGAATGACAAGGTTTTGAAACAAAATacttcaagatcaagaaaaagaaatagagggaAAGAAGGATTTGATGGAGATGATGCACATTCAACTAATATTGAAACATTCAAGCAAGTTTGCTGTTCCGTTTGCTCGACAGAGGTTGGTGTCATTGACCAAGACGAGATTTATCATTTCTTCAATGTTCTCCCGAGTGAATCCTAACTGATTCAGATGTATCTGCCCAGCAGTGTATAAACTATGTTGGTCTCTGAATTTCACTACCGTGCAAAATTCCAACTCAGGACTAGTTGATCTTAGTTTCTCTATGTTTTAGAGATCCATGAAGACACATTTCCTCCACTTCTAATATTTCTCCCCCGTGAGTATATTTTAGAGGTAACCGTCGCTGGAAGAAGAAACTGTCTGTGGGGCTAAAACCGTGGACATAGAGGTATTGcttaaaagaacaaaattaacaTCTTTGGATATCCTGTTTGACATGAGCTTCCTCTTGTATGCTTTTCAATGCCttgttaaattatgtttattattgctacgtttgtttttcattttcattgttaCGGAGATCCGAATTATGCAAAAGCATGGAATACTGTTCCATGAGCTTATAATATACAACTTATATAATTAGCTCCATATCAAGCagcatttaataaaattaatgtatcTAAATGTTTTCAAAAGTCATGAACATTTCACTCGCTGGTATTATTTCTTAGGTGAAATCAATGCGTGTGTTTTCGTGATGTTTTTTCCCTGTAACAGTGAGGTTGGAATTTCTGACATGTAAACTCCAAAGTCTTCACTATCTCAATCTTAATTTAACTGTCGTGTATTGTTGATTCTCCAACGGCgatttccatttatttttttccccgaCCGCTAATTGGATCCTGCCGCCAATGTTGACATGGTTTCACCAAATCCATAAACATGTAAAGAACTATAGTTTATAGATTTGTTTAAAACTAGCCACTAAGAAAAGAAAGGCCAGCTTTTGTCCATTATCATAAACGTCCCTCGCCCATGACACTCGGAGTATACATGTCGGGAAAAATGTATTGTATCATAAGATGATATTGATACAAGCAATGTTAATATGTTATCAACTTATTTAAAtagaacaatttttaatttctttaatatgttttttatggGCTGTGTTATACCTGacgcattttttttcttttttattattgattaagtgTTGAATGctgtattattaaaaaaagtgtttaaaaGAATATGTGAGTTGATTCCGtgtatcaatataaaaatatatatataggaacaGGATTATGATCCAATATTTAAATGGGCTAGTATGGAATGTTCCATCATTTCAAGCGGAGAAGTGGGAGTATGCAAAtcaaaaaaggggtggatcaaattcaaatccttgACATAATTATCAATCGCTCCTTTTGAGTTGCTTTCGCTAAAAAACAAAATCGTAGTGGTTAGGAAACACATAATGCATGTATCAATATCAATACTTTAGCTATTTAGTATCAATGTACTACAGAAGAGGCAAGAGACAGCGCATGAAAATCACTATTTAAGATATAGAATATATGTCCGTGTGCGTTAGATATTGTATGTCATTTCGATTTAACATCGTGATCTATTTGTTAATTATTGATTACTTAAACAAAGTTCCATAGAAATCGCTACTACTCGTGTACCCAGAAAGAAAATATCTTGTATGATGTATGATAATTGTGTGCATTCAGTTAATCAGGATTTACAGTTCACTCCATACCAgctcttaataataataaaacaaaaaaaaaaatgtgagtttGGGGCTGAGAGAACAAAAGACAAACACACTATGTCAATTGATCGcctcaaattatattttgacattcttcaaattatattttgaacaaTGTTAGGTTTTGTTCTAGACCCATACTAGGCTCAACATAAAAGCTTAGGTTTGaaagcaagaaataaaaaataaaataaaaaacaacataacagttttgtaattagaaaataaaaatacaagtaaaCACATGCTTAAGATTTTAGTTCAAATAGTTCAATATAGAAGGTTACATCTTATTCGtgaattctcttaaaaaaatcttatttgtgaatttgtgatcatAACTTAGAAGTTGTTACCAAATTGCACTAGAATTTGCGGTAGATTTCATCCTTAAaagttagagaaaaaaaaatacttttgtaaGATCCAATgcacatttttaatttctaatgtataaaatggagaattatattaaaaagagaaatgatACTTGTAccataaaacaaattatacaacaaaaagagagaaggagataaaaggaaaaaaaattgaatttaaattataataaatgataGCATTAAGtgagaaatatataaaacatgATGTTGTATTGCAAGTTGTTATATGATTAtgtttgacaaaatattttacatagtttataactttttttattagttgaaaactCATTTGATTATTtggcaagtaaattttttttattaattttt includes these proteins:
- the LOC100798473 gene encoding E2F-associated phosphoprotein isoform X2, with the protein product MEEDGKRDNTDSPTNSQQTVSDDDEIDYTTKPEFYDPDLDDNDEKWIDKKRHGHDSDAVLSCPACFTTLCLECQRHEKYLTQYRAVFVVNCKIGNDKVLKQNTSRSRKRNRGKEGFDGDDAHSTNIETFKQVCCSVCSTECINYVGL
- the LOC100798473 gene encoding E2F-associated phosphoprotein isoform X1, coding for MEEDGKRDNTDSPTNSQQTVSDDDEIDYTTKPEFYDPDLDDNDEKWIDKKRHGHDSDAVLSCPACFTTLCLECQRHEKYLTQYRAVFVVNCKIGNDKVLKQNTSRSRKRNRGKEGFDGDDAHSTNIETFKQVCCSVCSTEVGVIDQDEIYHFFNVLPSES